In Carassius carassius chromosome 5, fCarCar2.1, whole genome shotgun sequence, one genomic interval encodes:
- the LOC132140189 gene encoding uncharacterized protein K02A2.6-like — protein MGDKGPKTAVKGKFMKNKDQMKKRRIHKMDVNVESDDDTTSDTDAELTLHKVTAVLDDTSRVNKMQNSTSLMSSVMKVKPKIEGLPIDMEVDTGAAVSLISSELYRAKLSHIRLRHTSIVLKTNTGEVISPEGVIKVRVKLNKQSARLPLYVVKGDTAPLFGREWLRRIRLNWREIKTVRAVHQTNEKTLDSLLKKYAKVFSDDLGTFNGFEATLNLKPGHQPKFFQARVVPYAIRPKVEAELDRLVKQGIISPVRFSEWATPIVPVVKKGGNVRICGDFKITVNPALCVEHYLLPWIEDLFASLAGGQRFSKLDLSHAYLQVPVNVNSRKYLTITTHKGMFSYNRLPFGITSAPSIFQRGMEQVLQGLPYVHCFLDDILVTGKDDVHHLANLEAVLSRLEKFGLRVKPEKSEFFKSSLEYLGHVIDAAGLHKSPDKLRAIAEAPVPVNVSQLRSFLGLINYYARFVPNLATILHPLNAMLHKDIKWNWAPECEKSFQGAKAQLLTPSVLTHYDQRLPVRLACDASPYGVGAVLSHVMPDGQERPIAFASRTLSKSEQNYAQLEREALGIIFGVRKFHTYLYGRHFTLLTDHRPLTTILSPSKATPSMAAARLQRWALLLAAHNYTIQYKSASDHGNADGLSRLPLPVLHKDKKDSVDTYLINHVEALPVCSADIRKGTRADPVLSRVVEMVSSGRFPSTKDSDNALTPFIIRKGELSLMQDCLMWGQRVIVPPNLRQRVLEDLHVGHPGVVKMKALARSYIWWPSIDSQIEEKSKTCLSCQKNQKSPCLSPLHPWPWPGAPWQRIHIDFAGPFEGRMFLVVVDAHSKWPEVHVMDSTTSSKTIQVLRGLFSRYGIPETLVSDNGPQLTSDEFGSFLKANGVKHVRSAPFHPATNGLAERFVQTFKRSLKAYKEPISLQQRLDAFLLQYRNTPHSTTRETPAMLFLHRRLRTRLDLLKPSVANVVDQAQKTQCSYRSVHSKHREFDVGDSVLVRDYRRGEEKWKTGTVSSQTGPVSYTVEVGNSQIWKRHTDQMLDCHPEISEATELPQSVDIPPQIPDNAGQQLSSPVSETNMGASDQGETKLSELSNISSQGVRRFPVRVRKPPNRLNL, from the coding sequence ATGGGTGACAAAGGACCTAAAACTGCAGTCAAGGGGAAATTCATGAAAAATAAGGATCAGATGAAGAAAAGACGAATTCATAAGATGGATGTTAATGTGGAAAGTGACGATGACACAACCTCAGATACTGATGCTGAGTTGACACTGCACAAAGTGACAGCAGTACTTGATGATACTTCACGAGTGAATAAAATGCAAAACTCAACGAGTTTAATGTCATCAGTGATGAAAGTGAAACCTAAAATTGAAGGGCTGCCGATAGACATGGAAGTGGATACGGGAGCAGCGGTTTCTCTCATTTCAAGTGAACTGTACAGAGCTAAGCTGAGCCATATTCGATTGCGCCACACAAGTATTGTACTTAAGACTAACACGGGTGAAGTAATTTCTCCAGAGGGTGTCATCAAGGTGCGCGTGAAGTTGAACAAACAAAGTGCTCGACTACCCCTGTATGTAGTAAAAGGTGATACGGCGCCACTTTTTGGGCGAGAATGGCTCCGTAGAATTCGTCTTAACTGGCGTGAAATTAAAACGGTGAGAGCAGTACACCAGACAAATGAAAAGACTCTGGATTCTCtcctaaaaaaatatgcaaaagtgTTCAGTGATGACTTGGGAACATTCAATGGATTTGAAGCGACCTTAAATCTGAAACCAGGACATCAGCCAAAATTCTTCCAAGCACGTGTGGTGCCATATGCAATCAGACCTAAGGTGGAAGCAGAGTTAGACCGCCTAGTAAAGCAAGGAATTATTTCACCTGTTCGGTTCAGTGAATGGGCAACCCCCATCGTGCCAGTAGTCAAGAAGGGTGGCAACGTGAGAATTTGCGGAGACTTCAAAATAACCGTAAACCCAGCACTTTGTGTGGAACATTATCTGTTACCATGGATTGAGGATTTATTCGCATCATTGGCCGGAGGGCAGCGATTTAGCAAGCTAGATCTATCGCACGCTTACCTGCAAGTGCCAGTTAATGTGAACTCCCGCAAATACCTCACGATAACTACTCACAAGGGCATGTTTTCGTATAATAGATTACCTTTTGGAATAACATCGGCACCTTCCATATTCCAAAGGGGGATGGAGCAAGTACTTCAGGGGCTACCATACGTGCATTGTTTCCTGGACGATATCCTGGTCACAGGAAAAGATGATGTTCATCACCTGGCAAACCTTGAAGCAGTACTGAGTCGGCTGGAGAAGTTTGGCCTTCGTGTGAAACCAGAGAAAAGCGAGTTTTTCAAGAGTTCGCTGGAGTATCTGGGACATGTGATTGACGCAGCAGGACTCCACAAGTCTCCAGACAAGCTGCGTGCTATTGCAGAGGCACCAGTTCCAGTTAATGTTAGCCAGCTTCGATCTTTTCTGGGACTGATAAATTATTATGCAAGATTTGTTCCGAATCTAGCCACAATTCTTCATCCATTAAATGCAATGCTGCATAAGGACATTAAATGGAACTGGGCTCCGGAGTGTGAGAAATCTTTCCAGGGGGCCAAAGCTCAATTGTTGACTCCGAGTGTGCTCACCCACTATGATCAAAGACTCCCAGTTCGTTTGGCTTGTGATGCTTCACCCTACGGGGTAGGAGCTGTGCTCTCCCATGTGATGCCTGACGGTCAGGAGAGACCGATAGCGTTTGCGTCTCGAACTTTGAGCAAGTCAGAGCAGAACTATGCACAGCTAGAACGTGAAGCACTAGGAATCATTTTTGGAGTCAGAAAATTCCATACTTACCTTTACGGACGCCATTTTACCTTATTGACTGACCACCGTCCACTTACTACCATCCTCAGCCCTAGTAAAGCCACTCCATCCATGGCTGCTGCGAGACTCCAGAGGTGGGCTCTTTTACTTGCAGCACACAATTACACAATCCAGTATAAAAGTGCCAGCGACCATGGAAACGCTGATGGATTATCCCGTTTGCCATTGCCTGTGTTGCACAAGGACAAAAAGGATTCAGTGGATACTTACCTCATTAACCACGTGGAAGCTCTACCGGTGTGTAGTGCAGACATTCGCAAAGGAACCAGAGCAGACCCTGTTCTTTCTCGTGTGGTGGAGATGGTGTCCTCGGGGCGGTTTCCATCCACCAAGGACTCTGATAATGCATTGACACCATTCATCATCAGAAAAGGGGAGCTATCTTTAATGCAGGACTGTTTAATGTGGGGACAGAGAGTTATTGTTCCACCCAACCTTAGACAAAGAGTCTTGGAGGATTTGCATGTGGGACACCCAGGTGTAGTGAAAATGAAAGCGCTAGCACGAAGCTACATCTGGTGGCCCAGTATTGACTCACAAATTGAAGAGAAATCCAAAACCTGCTTGTCATGCCAGAAAAACCAGAAATCTCCCTGCCTCTCACCTTTACATCCTTGGCCATGGCCCGGAGCTCCTTGGCAGCGTATTCACATCGACTTTGCTGGTCCATTTGAGGGGCGGATGTTCCTGGTGGTTGTCGATGCTCACTCAAAATGGCCAGAAGTTCACGTGATGGATTCCACAACATCATCTAAGACCATTCAAGTATTGAGAGGCTTATTCAGTCGTTATGGCATACCTGAAACTCTGGTAAGCGACAATGGCCCACAACTGACATCAGATGAGTTTGGCTCTTTTCTAAAAGCGAATGGAGTGAAACATGTGCGCTCTGCCCCATTCCACCCCGCCACAAATGGGCTAGCGGAGCGTTTTGTGCAGACATTTAAACGTTCTCTGAAAGCTTACAAAGAGCCAATATCATTGCAGCAGAGACTGGATGCCTTCTTGCTACAGTACAGAAATACCCCACACAGCACAACCAGAGAAACTCCTGCTATGTTGTTCTTACATCGCAGATTGCGAACACGCCTGGATTTACTGAAACCTAGTGTGGCTAATGTCGTTGATCAGGCACAGAAGACCCAGTGTTCTTACCGGTCTGTTCACTCCAAACACAGAGAGTTTGATGTCGGTGACTCAGTGCTGGTTCGGGATTATCGGCGCGGAGAGGAAAAGTGGAAAACTGGTACTGTTTCCTCTCAGACAGGACCAGTGTCCTATACTGTGGAGGTGGGAAATTCGCAAATCTGGAAAAGACATACTGATCAGATGTTAGACTGTCATCCGGAAATTTCCGAGGCCACAGAATTACCTCAATCAGTGGACATTCCGCCGCAGATACCAGACAATGCTGGACAGCAATTGTCTTCGCCGGTCAGTGAAACAAATATGGGTGCTTCAGACCAAGGTGAAACAAAGCTCTCGGAATTATCCAATATTTCTTCTCAAGGTGTTAGGAGGTTTCCTGTTCGGGTCCGCAAACCACCTAACAGACTCAATTTGTAA